The following are encoded in a window of Candidatus Neomarinimicrobiota bacterium genomic DNA:
- a CDS encoding RidA family protein, with amino-acid sequence MSRSIIRTESAPKAVGTYSQGVATDDLIFTAGQIPLDPATGKIIEGEFKERVHQVLKNLNGVLSSAGSSLDSAVKLTVFLTDMSRFTELNEAFSEVFSKDPPARSAVEVSALPLGTDVEIECIATRE; translated from the coding sequence ATGAGCAGATCTATCATCAGAACAGAATCAGCACCCAAAGCCGTAGGGACTTACAGTCAGGGCGTAGCCACCGATGATCTGATTTTCACGGCGGGGCAGATTCCGCTCGATCCGGCCACAGGTAAGATTATAGAAGGCGAATTCAAGGAGAGAGTACATCAGGTTCTGAAGAATCTGAACGGAGTTCTCAGCAGTGCTGGAAGTTCACTCGATAGCGCAGTGAAACTGACCGTCTTTCTGACGGATATGTCCCGTTTCACAGAACTGAATGAAGCGTTCAGCGAAGTCTTTAGTAAAGATCCCCCGGCGCGTTCGGCTGTGGAAGTGAGCGCCCTCCCGCTGGGGACAGACGTAGAAATTGAATGCATCGCAACACGGGAGTAA